A stretch of Plasmodium chabaudi chabaudi strain AS genome assembly, chromosome: 14 DNA encodes these proteins:
- a CDS encoding diphthine--ammonia ligase, putative gives MNVVGLISGGKDSIYNLVCCFKDGHNITALAHLIPYKSQNETDSFMYQSVGFELIPSISECMEKPLIQHQIKRKPINLEMNYVYDSKDEVEDLYELLLEVKTKFPNINAVSCGAIKSNYQKKRLEHVCERLNLQILAYLWERDQKELLQNMINDGIDAIIVKIAAYGLKKEHIGKSIKEMYTYLEEMCNKYGLNMCGEGGEYETCTLDCSLFKKKIVIDEYEVIQHTYDSICPVFIFKPLKWKIHQK, from the exons atgaatgtCGTAGGATTAATATCAGGTGGAAAAGACAGTATATACAACTTGGTTTGTTGTTTTAAAGATGGTCACAATATTACTGCTTTAGCACACCTTATTCCTTATAAGAGTCAAA ATGAAACCGACAGTTTTATGTATCAAAGTGTGGGGTTTGAACTCATTCCATCAATTTCTGAGTGCATGGAAAAGCCTTTAATCCAACACCAAATCAAAA gGAAACCCATAAACCTTGAAATGAATTATGTTTATGATTCCAAGGATGAAGTCGAAGATTTGTATGAATTATTGCTCGAGGTCAAg aCAAAATTTCCAAATATTAACGCAGTATCATGTGGAGCCATTAAAtcaaattatcaaaaaaaaagattagAACATGT TTGTGAGAGGTTAAATTTGCAAATTTTAGCGTATTTATGGGAAAGAGACCAa AAGGAATTGTTGCAAAATATGATCAATGACGGCATTGATGcaataattgtaaaaattgcAGCATACG GTTTGAAAAAGGAGCACATTGGAAAATCGATAAAAGAAATGTATACTTATTTAGAAGAAAtgtgtaataaatatggcTTAAACATGTGTGGGGAGGGTGGAGAATATGAGACATGTACACTTGAttgttcattatttaaaaaaaaaatagtaatagaCGAATATGAAGTTATTCAACATACATATGATTCAATATGCCccgtttttatatttaagcCATTGAAGTGGAAAATCcaccaaaaataa
- a CDS encoding endoplasmin, putative, protein MSLGKMKIKTKYTYAFFVFLIVFNLLSKNNNVFCEDDPSNASGGGPKPYVKRDVDMISEIDENEKPTSGIENHQYQSEVTRLLDIIINSLYTQKDVFMRELISNAADALEKIRFLSLSDESVLNDEKKLEIRISANKDKNILSITDTGVGMTKDDLINNLGTIAKSGTSNFLETISKSGGDMSLIGQFGVGFYSAFLVADKVVVYTKNNNDEQYIWESTADAKFSIYKDPRGATLKRGTRISLHLKEDATNLLNDKKLTDLISKYSQFIQFPIYLLYENVYTEEVLADIAKEMENDPNYDSVKVEEPDDPNKKTRTVEKRVKQWKLMNEQKPIWLRPPKELTEEDYKNFYSVLTGYNDEPLYQIHFFAEGEIEFKCLIYIPSKAPSINDQMFSKQSSIKLYVRRVLVADQFVDFMPKYMSYVKGIVDSDDLPLNVSREQLQQNKILKAISKRIVRKILDTFRKLYLDGKKNKDSLKEQLEKETDEDKKKEIQKKLNEPSVYKSIYKEYRKFFKSGCYEDDLNRSKIVKLLLFKTMHHPKSISLDTYVENMKPDQKFIYYASGESYDYLSKIPQLQIFKKKNIDVLFLTESVDESCIQRVEDYDGKKFKSIQKGEITFDLTEEEKKREEKVKKMYTALIDVISDTLRNKIFKVEISRRLVDAPCAVVSTEWGLSGQMEKLMKININNTDHIKAMSGQKILEINPDHPIMIDLLKRSVENPKDPELIESIKIIYQSAKLASGFDLEDTSDLAQIVYDHINQKLGVDNTLKIDDLDPAIFETKKIDDQNTEEINIDDAIKKGDSKNDEL, encoded by the coding sequence ATGAGTTTAGgaaagatgaaaataaagactAAATACACGTAcgcattttttgtttttttgattgtatttaatttgttgtcaaaaaacaataatgtATTTTGCGAAGATGATCCATCAAATGCGAGTGGAGGTGGTCCTAAACCATATGTAAAAAGAGATGTTGATATGATAAGTGAaattgatgaaaatgaaaaaccaACATCAGGCATAGAAAATCATCAATACCAATCAGAGGTTACAAGGTTATTggatattataattaattcattatatacacAAAAAGATGTATTTATGAGAGAATTAATATCAAATGCTGCTGATGCATTAGAAAAAATTcgatttttatcattatcagATGAAAGTGTATTAAACGATGAAAAGAAATTAGAGATAAGAATATCAGctaataaagataaaaacatattgtCTATTACTGATACTGGTGTAGGTATGACTAAAGatgatttaataaataatttaggTACAATTGCAAAATCTGGTacttcaaattttttagaaaCTATTTCTAAAAGTGGAGGTGATATGAGTTTAATCGGACAATTTGGTGTTGGATTTTATTCTGCATTTTTAGTTGCTGATAAAGTTGTTGTATATACcaaaaataacaatgatgaacaatatatatgggAATCAACAGCAGATGCtaaattttctatttataAAGATCCAAGAGGTGCAACTTTAAAAAGAGGTACAAGAATATCATTACACTTAAAAGAAGATGCTAccaatttattaaatgataaaaaattaactgATCTAATATCTAAATATAGTCAATTTATACAATTcccaatatatttattatatgaaaatgtatatactgAAGAAGTACTTGCAGATATAGCTAAAGAGATGGAAAATGATCCAAATTATGATAGTGTAAAGGTTGAGGAACCTGATGatccaaataaaaaaacaagaaCTGTCGAAAAAAGAGTAAAACAATGGAAATTAATGAATGAACAAAAACCAATTTGGCTTAGACCACCTAAAGAATTAACAGAAGaagattataaaaatttttactCTGTATTAACAGGTTACAATGATGAACCATTATAtcaaattcatttttttgcaGAAGGTGAAATAGAATTTAAatgtttaatttatatacccTCTAAAGCCCCATCAATTAATGACCAAATGTTTAGCAAACAAAGttcaataaaattatatgtaagAAGAGTTTTAGTAGCAGATCAATTTGTTGATTTTATGCCAAAATATATGAGTTATGTTAAGGGTATAGTAGATAGTGATGATTTACCACTTAATGTTTCAAGAGAACAATtacaacaaaataaaatattaaaagctATCTCTAAAAGAATTGTTAGAAAGATTTTAGATACATTCcgtaaattatatttagatggaaaaaaaaataaagattcATTAAAAGAACAATTAGAAAAGGAAACTGatgaagataaaaaaaaagaaattcaaaaaaaattaaatgaaccaagtgtatataaatcaatttataaagaatatagaaaatttttcaaaagtGGATGTTATGAAGATGATCTTAATAGATctaaaattgttaaattacttttatttaaaactaTGCATCACCCAAAAAGTATTTCTTTAGATACTTATgttgaaaatatgaaacCCGATCAAAAATTTATCTATTATGCATCTGGTGAATCTTATGATTATTTATCTAAAATACCACaattacaaatttttaaaaaaaaaaatatagacgttttatttttaactgAATCAGTAGATGAATCTTGTATACAAAGAGTTGAAGATTatgatggaaaaaaatttaaatctATTCAAAAAGGTGAAATTACATTCGATTTAACAGAAGAAGAGAAAAAGAGAGAagaaaaagttaaaaaaatgtatactGCATTAATAGATGTTATATCTGATACattaagaaataaaatatttaaagttGAAATTTCACGAAGATTAGTTGATGCACCATGTGCTGTTGTATCAACAGAATGGGGTCTATCTGGacaaatggaaaaattaatgaaaataaatattaataacaCTGATCACATTAAAGCAATGTCAGgacaaaaaattttagaaaTTAACCCAGACCATCCAATTATGAtcgatttattaaaaagatCTGTAGAAAATCCAAAAGACCCAGAATTAATAGAaagtattaaaattatttatcaaTCAGCAAAATTAGCATCTGGTTTTGATTTAGAAGATACATCAGACTTAGCTCAAATTGTATATGATCATATTAATCAAAAATTAGGAGTAGATAatactttaaaaattgATGATTTAGATCCAGCTATTTTtgaaactaaaaaaatcgaTGACCAAAATActgaagaaataaatattgacGATGCAATAAAGAAAGGCgattcaaaaaatgatgaattataa